DNA from Syntrophorhabdaceae bacterium:
AGGTTAAAATCCTCGTTGTCGATGATTCCGCAGTTGTCCGCCAGACGCTCACAGAGATCTTGTCGTCCGACCCGCACATAGAGGTGATCGGGTCAGCACGCGATCCCTTCATCGCAGTGGAACTGATCAGGGAGAAGGTCCCCGATGTCATCACCCTCGATGTAGAGATGCCTCGTATGGATGGCATCACCTTTCTCCAAAAGATCATGTCCCAGCATCCTATCCCCGTGGTTATCTGCTCCTCGCTCACTGAAGACGGCTCGGAAACAACGCTCAAAGCGCTGGAATACGGGGCGCTGGATATCATTCTCAAGCCGAAGCTCGGAGTAAAACAGTTCTTCGAGGAATCAAGAATCCTCATCTGTGATGCGGTCAAAGCGGCCTCGCGCGCTAACTTTAAGAAAGCCGCCTTCAAGCCCATGATTGTCCAACCCAAACTGACTGCTGATGCGGTCATC
Protein-coding regions in this window:
- a CDS encoding response regulator gives rise to the protein MNKVKILVVDDSAVVRQTLTEILSSDPHIEVIGSARDPFIAVELIREKVPDVITLDVEMPRMDGITFLQKIMSQHPIPVVICSSLTEDGSETTLKALEYGALDIILKPKLGVKQFFEESRILICDAVKAASRANFKKAAFKPMIVQPKLTADAVI